The following are encoded in a window of Haloarcula halophila genomic DNA:
- a CDS encoding ABC transporter substrate-binding protein — protein MGADECSHEGPTRRDYVKYSGAIVGSALLGGCSSTTSESGSGSTSTETPTTGTPASEDGSYSVTMAPMGTVTFETVPQNVLASSTATIDITAALGHGTAVQSTTRPSTSVPALEFYYSTLDTTTDWIDFTDAGGYSKETLYELDSDAHFLDPSYVDSLDGWNRSDIEEVEGNVGPFFGNLYSRKHRQPPESWRDSYQYYTVWELTEKYAELLQERERFEQLFALKETLLSDIRSNLPSPNDRPTVGMVYPRLSEDSFYVHKLNQPGYFFAHTRPLGAGDVFTDIETDEYGGKLIDYEAMLDADPDVIIMNHGISSYYDVPETKQAIRDHSVGAELTAVQNDRLYGSGNPRQGPLMNLFQLEMTAKQFYPDRFGEWPGYVAGEPYPDIPEDERLFDRQKLAAIVNGEF, from the coding sequence ATGGGAGCCGATGAGTGCAGTCACGAAGGGCCGACGCGGCGGGACTACGTAAAGTATAGCGGAGCGATCGTCGGCAGCGCGCTGCTCGGCGGTTGTTCGAGTACCACCAGCGAATCGGGATCGGGATCGACATCGACTGAGACGCCGACAACTGGGACGCCCGCGTCTGAAGACGGATCGTATTCGGTGACGATGGCCCCGATGGGGACGGTCACGTTTGAGACGGTTCCACAGAACGTCTTGGCGAGTTCGACGGCCACGATCGATATCACGGCGGCGCTCGGTCACGGAACTGCGGTACAATCAACGACACGTCCGTCGACCTCCGTTCCTGCGCTGGAATTCTACTACTCCACGCTGGACACTACAACTGACTGGATCGATTTCACGGATGCTGGGGGTTACAGCAAGGAGACACTGTACGAACTGGATAGTGATGCCCACTTCCTCGATCCATCGTACGTCGATTCACTCGACGGATGGAACAGGTCCGATATCGAAGAGGTCGAGGGGAACGTCGGGCCGTTTTTCGGTAACTTGTACAGCCGAAAGCACCGTCAACCGCCCGAATCCTGGCGGGATTCGTATCAGTACTACACGGTCTGGGAACTCACCGAAAAGTACGCCGAACTGTTACAGGAACGGGAGCGCTTCGAGCAACTGTTCGCTCTCAAAGAGACCCTTCTGAGCGACATCCGATCGAACCTCCCGTCACCGAACGACCGACCGACAGTCGGTATGGTGTACCCCCGGCTGTCGGAAGATTCGTTCTACGTCCACAAACTCAACCAGCCAGGGTACTTTTTCGCACACACTCGCCCGTTGGGCGCCGGTGACGTATTCACGGACATCGAGACCGACGAATACGGTGGGAAACTCATCGACTACGAAGCGATGCTCGATGCCGACCCGGACGTCATCATCATGAACCACGGCATCTCCTCGTACTACGATGTCCCCGAGACGAAACAGGCCATCCGTGATCACAGCGTGGGAGCGGAACTGACCGCCGTCCAGAACGATCGTCTCTACGGGTCCGGCAACCCACGGCAGGGTCCGCTGATGAACCTCTTCCAGTTGGAGATGACCGCGAAACAATTCTATCCGGACCGGTTCGGCGAGTGGCCGGGGTACGTCGCTGGAGAACCCTACCCGGACATCCCCGAGGACGAACGGCTGTTCGACCGCCAGAAGCTCGCAGCCATCGTCAACGGGGAGTTCTAA
- the thsA gene encoding thermosome subunit alpha has product MAERHRYDRPLFILSEETRRTTDETAQSSNIAAGTAVAEAVRTTLGPNGMDKMLVDDDGTVVITNDGLTILEEMDIEHPAAQMLVEVAETQADEIGDGTTTAVTLAGELLSQAETLLDQGLHPTTIVSGYRQAASQSEQLLERIVTHVDTTDRAPLRRVARTAMTGKGATADHLSELVARAVQTVQVNGAVDSDSIRIETTSGTSEDSELLEGVVLDASPAHETMPTAVTDANVALLDTALEVPQTDLDTKITVSDPDQLQAFLDQETAQLESRAEALVDAGADVVVCQGMIDRLAQAYLAQAGLLAVSDVDQADLESLSQVTGARIAGAPTDIGTEDLGFARNIAQEQFGEAERLVVTGAADVATVTLLIRGGTEHVVTELERAVQDAVSMVATTVADERLLPGGGAAATELAMGLREYATTIDRQEQQAIEAVAAALDTIPQTLAENAGSDSIDTLVELRTQHDDGVLTAGVDAGTGEVVDMGAAGVVQPLSVLVRAIDYATEAAGMIVRIDDVISAGEQLDISGAQGGTAQPVGQESEEGVRQARQRATKPATAAVEAPDKVLPNDPFDLDIHVDGEFDTLSVVLPEGIDYITDPEEMPSVEATGARSLQVETTDERDVFRKLECVYTRLPDSPTASVEIEIRLRSSEQEVRTYTESVTIQRPELDTRVSTVARKSDEETRELAIELRNTSPLRLDVDIKAFADGRPVAVYTSPVKELVTGFLNIGLHRLTAAELVAGPLIDDETKQATLSDAVRSVEQALAEGTVDPPEPYEQPVLADLLESLQSMLNKDNMTPLSDFYPEVIRSVLRVEGREYPAESIRLNEIVDQFRLPPDTSEFEIMIWYSDSAGNPYPPHSHTVTIPGTTDRVEPLRIDPRIRGIHAEEE; this is encoded by the coding sequence ATGGCTGAACGACATCGGTACGACCGACCCCTATTCATTCTATCCGAAGAGACGCGTCGCACGACCGACGAGACAGCCCAATCAAGCAATATCGCAGCCGGGACGGCCGTAGCAGAGGCAGTACGCACCACGCTTGGGCCAAATGGCATGGACAAGATGCTCGTCGACGATGATGGCACGGTCGTTATCACGAACGACGGGCTCACGATTCTCGAGGAGATGGATATCGAGCATCCAGCGGCGCAGATGCTCGTTGAGGTAGCCGAAACGCAGGCTGACGAGATCGGTGACGGAACTACCACTGCCGTCACTCTCGCCGGTGAGTTACTGTCTCAGGCTGAAACCCTTCTGGACCAGGGTCTCCACCCCACGACAATCGTCTCGGGATATCGACAGGCCGCCAGCCAAAGCGAACAGCTTCTCGAACGTATCGTGACTCACGTGGATACGACCGACAGGGCACCCCTTCGGCGTGTGGCCAGGACTGCCATGACTGGGAAGGGTGCCACAGCTGACCATTTGAGCGAGTTGGTCGCCCGTGCGGTCCAAACAGTGCAGGTGAATGGGGCAGTCGACTCCGACAGCATCCGGATCGAGACAACCAGTGGAACCAGTGAAGACTCTGAGCTACTCGAGGGCGTCGTGCTAGATGCGAGTCCAGCCCACGAGACCATGCCAACCGCGGTCACAGACGCCAACGTCGCCCTGCTGGACACAGCCCTCGAAGTCCCTCAGACGGATTTGGATACCAAAATCACGGTTTCCGACCCGGATCAACTACAGGCCTTTCTCGATCAGGAAACTGCCCAACTCGAATCACGAGCCGAGGCACTGGTGGATGCCGGGGCGGATGTCGTTGTCTGTCAGGGTATGATTGACCGATTGGCCCAGGCATATCTGGCCCAAGCGGGTCTGTTGGCAGTGAGCGATGTGGACCAAGCCGACCTCGAGAGCCTTTCGCAGGTAACGGGCGCTCGCATCGCCGGCGCGCCCACCGATATCGGGACTGAAGATCTAGGGTTCGCACGAAATATCGCACAGGAACAGTTCGGTGAGGCGGAGCGGCTCGTAGTCACGGGCGCTGCTGACGTTGCGACTGTTACGCTGCTGATCCGAGGGGGCACCGAACATGTCGTCACCGAACTCGAACGGGCCGTACAAGATGCCGTCTCGATGGTCGCCACAACAGTGGCGGATGAGCGGCTCCTCCCTGGTGGTGGTGCCGCAGCGACGGAACTCGCGATGGGTTTGCGTGAGTATGCTACGACTATTGACAGGCAGGAGCAACAGGCCATCGAAGCCGTCGCCGCCGCCCTCGATACCATTCCGCAAACACTTGCCGAGAACGCAGGCAGTGACTCGATAGATACACTTGTCGAACTCCGCACACAGCACGACGATGGGGTGCTCACCGCTGGGGTGGATGCTGGGACCGGCGAGGTTGTTGATATGGGGGCGGCTGGTGTCGTTCAGCCGCTCTCGGTACTCGTCCGGGCCATCGACTACGCTACCGAGGCCGCTGGGATGATTGTTCGCATCGACGATGTCATCAGTGCGGGCGAACAGCTCGACATATCCGGTGCCCAGGGTGGTACAGCACAACCGGTCGGACAGGAGTCCGAAGAAGGCGTCCGGCAGGCCCGACAGCGAGCGACGAAGCCAGCGACTGCTGCTGTCGAAGCGCCCGACAAGGTGCTTCCGAACGATCCGTTTGATCTCGATATTCACGTCGACGGGGAGTTTGATACGCTCTCCGTCGTACTCCCCGAGGGCATCGATTACATAACCGATCCAGAGGAGATGCCGTCTGTGGAGGCGACTGGAGCAAGGTCACTTCAGGTCGAAACTACAGACGAGCGTGACGTCTTCCGGAAGCTGGAATGCGTGTATACGCGGCTCCCTGACTCACCCACAGCGTCTGTCGAAATCGAGATCAGGCTCAGAAGTAGCGAACAGGAAGTCAGAACGTATACTGAGTCTGTAACAATCCAACGGCCGGAGTTAGACACCCGGGTGTCAACGGTCGCCCGCAAATCTGACGAGGAGACTCGGGAATTGGCGATCGAGTTACGTAACACCAGTCCTCTCCGGCTCGACGTAGATATCAAGGCCTTCGCCGATGGCCGCCCGGTTGCTGTCTACACCAGCCCAGTCAAGGAATTGGTTACCGGATTCCTCAACATCGGACTCCACCGGTTGACTGCAGCGGAACTGGTTGCTGGACCGCTCATTGACGATGAGACGAAGCAGGCGACGCTATCCGACGCTGTCCGTTCCGTCGAACAAGCCCTGGCCGAGGGCACCGTCGATCCGCCAGAACCGTACGAGCAACCAGTCTTAGCCGATTTGCTGGAATCACTGCAATCGATGCTCAACAAAGACAATATGACGCCGCTGTCGGACTTCTACCCGGAGGTAATCAGGAGCGTCTTGCGGGTAGAAGGGCGTGAGTATCCAGCCGAATCGATCCGGCTTAACGAAATTGTCGACCAGTTTCGGCTACCGCCCGACACGTCGGAATTCGAGATTATGATCTGGTATTCGGATAGTGCCGGTAACCCGTACCCACCACATAGCCACACGGTCACTATACCGGGGACAACCGACCGAGTTGAACCGCTCCGTATCGACCCACGAATTCGCGGAATCCACGCGGAGGAGGAATAA
- a CDS encoding creatininase family protein, whose translation MPSRESVCLEEMVWPEVESAIEDGSRTAIVAVGSIEQHGPHLPLNMDTLDGDEISRRIATELGDALAAPTIRPGCSGHHMEFPGTITVPPETLMNVIRTYCRSLDEHGFEYIVLIPTHGGNFGPVKTVAPDIARELNATVIPLADLDEHMNLLNEGLSDAGIEYDQDVIHAGAAETAMVMAIDQDLVRAEAIESGPEGDISPARLLSEGFESITENGVLGDPTQATAEAGEVIIKNVVETYVDQIKTERDAV comes from the coding sequence ATGCCTTCTCGCGAATCAGTATGTCTTGAGGAGATGGTCTGGCCAGAAGTCGAGTCCGCTATTGAAGATGGATCCCGGACGGCAATCGTAGCCGTGGGTTCGATTGAACAACACGGTCCACACCTCCCGTTGAATATGGATACACTGGACGGGGACGAGATCTCACGTCGAATTGCGACAGAACTGGGTGATGCCCTCGCAGCCCCGACGATTCGCCCTGGCTGTTCAGGCCATCACATGGAGTTCCCCGGTACGATCACCGTTCCACCGGAGACACTCATGAACGTGATCCGGACGTACTGCCGATCTCTCGATGAACATGGCTTCGAATACATCGTCCTTATTCCGACTCATGGTGGGAACTTCGGACCGGTCAAGACCGTCGCTCCCGACATCGCCCGCGAACTTAACGCAACGGTAATTCCGCTTGCTGACCTTGACGAACACATGAACTTACTGAACGAGGGGCTTAGCGATGCAGGTATCGAGTACGATCAGGACGTGATCCACGCTGGCGCTGCCGAAACCGCGATGGTGATGGCCATCGATCAGGACCTCGTCAGAGCAGAGGCCATTGAGTCCGGACCCGAAGGCGATATCTCGCCAGCTCGTCTCTTGAGTGAGGGATTCGAATCAATCACCGAGAACGGTGTCCTTGGCGATCCGACACAAGCAACCGCTGAGGCAGGAGAGGTGATTATCAAGAATGTCGTTGAGACGTACGTCGACCAGATCAAAACCGAACGTGACGCAGTGTGA
- a CDS encoding type IV pilin N-terminal domain-containing protein, with product MGGRSRGASSVIGVLLLVGVTVIVAGLLSVFALQIGDSATRSAPTAEFEVDTCTDCGSLALADDPSRSGTTNFLNITFTHGETLDAENVAVYLEGQILFDPSKTGSAAYYQPANYDGAASNDLRWSSDQIAAGEQLILEDDADASATEPVFREGQVVRVVWTQPDTGESYTLVKRTLRY from the coding sequence ATGGGTGGCAGAAGTCGTGGTGCGTCGTCGGTAATCGGGGTACTGTTACTGGTTGGTGTGACCGTCATCGTGGCAGGGCTGCTCTCCGTGTTCGCACTCCAGATCGGTGATTCAGCCACGCGGTCCGCGCCGACAGCTGAGTTCGAGGTCGATACCTGTACTGATTGTGGAAGCCTGGCGCTCGCCGACGATCCCAGTCGGAGTGGAACGACGAACTTCCTGAATATCACGTTCACCCACGGTGAGACACTCGACGCCGAGAACGTAGCTGTCTACTTGGAGGGACAAATCCTGTTCGACCCGTCGAAGACAGGGAGTGCGGCGTATTACCAGCCTGCCAATTACGATGGCGCCGCCAGCAACGATCTTCGCTGGTCGAGCGACCAAATCGCGGCCGGTGAACAACTGATTCTCGAAGACGATGCGGATGCCAGTGCTACGGAGCCAGTGTTCCGGGAGGGGCAAGTCGTCCGTGTCGTCTGGACACAACCCGATACCGGCGAGTCGTATACGCTGGTCAAGCGGACGCTCAGATACTAA